Within Bdellovibrio bacteriovorus HD100, the genomic segment TTGGCGGCCGTGGGCCTTCGTAGTGCGTGGATCTCAGTGTATCAAAGACCTATTGATTTGACGCATCCTTATGTTTACGTCAATTCCACCTACGAGCTGGTGCAGGTTTCTGACCTTATCACCAAAAATATTCTGGAAAAACCTTCGTTGGCCCAACAAAGAATGCAAGTCGGCATGAAAGAACAGTGGCCATGGCCGTGGCTTTTGCGCTATGCAAATAATTTGTCCTATGAGCTTTGCAGCAAACGCGTTCAGGAAAATGCCGCTGTGTATTTCTGTGACTACGGGGTCGCCGATCCTCTGGAGTTGTTGTTGAACGAGCCGTATTGGAAGCTGGAAGTGGTCTTCCGCCAGTCGCGAGAACCAAGTCTGATATATCTGCGCAAAGCTGATTTTGACATGAGTGATTACAAGGGGCGCCTGCAAAGCGTGGGGCCAGAGTTGGAGGAGTCTCCGTGAAAAAAAGGATCATGGCCAGCGGCCTTCTGTTGGGAAGTGTCGCTTTCGCCCAAGTGCAAAAAGTGGACGTGAAAAAAGAGCTGCCGAAAGCTGCGGTGGTGGATCTTTATAAAATTTCAGATGCGAAAAAAACGACCAAACTTTCACCGCTGTCGCAGTTGAAAGACTATGAAATTCATCTGAAATGGGCCGAGTGTGCACGACTGGCGCCACAAGTGTTCACCGCTAACAAAGACCTTCGTGGCTGGATTGGTGTGAGCTGGCTGCACTGTCTGGATGAAGCCCAGAAGAAAGCCAAAGACCGTGCAGCGGTGGATCGTGCGCTGACCACGATGGAAGCCCACAAAGATCTTTTCCGCAACGGTCCGTGGTCGGTAAGTCTTGAAAAGTACTATCTGGATTTCAAGATGGTGCAGTTGGAAGATCAAGTGACCCGTAAAAACAAAAAGGCCGCCGCCAGCATTGATGCTTTGTTATCCAGTGCTGCATCCCTGAGTCGTGAACAGAAATCCAAGGCTTATCAGCTGCTGGGCGATCTGGCGATGCTTGATAACAACTACAACGAAGCGCAGTTCTTTTTTGAGCAGGCCCAGGACCAGAAAGACTCCAAATACCTTCAGGAAAAGCTGGATTTCATCGCCAAGACCAAAACAACAGTGACGCCACCGGCAAAAGCGGCCACCACGTCATCTGAGGTGGCAGGAGATGAAGCCAAGATTGAAGAACGCATCCGTCTGGCGCAAAAGCAGAACGATCCTGTCGCCGCACTCAAAGACAGTGTGCAGATTCTGAATGAATACCCGGGCAGCCGCGCTGCGCGCCGTCTGAAAGACAGGCCGCTGGAAATTTACAATTCCCTGAGTGAAAAGCTGGCCAAAGTCAAAGCTCTGAATGAAATGGAAGAAGCTGACACCGCGCGATTGATGGAGTGGGCACACAGCATGCATCGCCGTGCGGATTACTCCGGCTCGTTGTCTTTGGCCACCAAGGCTTTGGACAAAAACCCGCATGCCCCATCCACGACGTCGGCTTTGTGGATCGCCAGCCGCTCGGCGCATTTCATGGGTCAGTACGACAAAGCGCTGGAGCTTTATAAAAAGCTGTACACTTATCATCTGGGTTCGGATGAAGCGGCAGAAGCTTTGTTCCGGGCCAGTCTGATTTATTTCCGCAAGCAGGACTACACAAGTTCTTCGGCCTTGCTGGAGCGCCTGTTGCAGCAGGGGCGTGATCGCTATGATCTGAACGGACAGTACTGGCTTGTGCGCTCTTTACAGGAAAGCAAATCCGAGCGTGCGGCGCAGGCTGCAGCTGATTTGATCGAACGTTATCCGTTTTCTTACTATGGCCTTCGTCTGCGGGCCGAGTCACAAAAAGGCAAATTGTCCTGGCCCGAGAATAAAGACAAGGCTCCTGCTTTGGGATCTGAGTTCTTTGTCGTGGGGGCGCAAAAAGGTGCATGGCGCAGATTCAAAGTCCTGTCCGAAGCGGGTTGGGTCAGTGAAGCTCAGGAAGAGCTTTCCTCTGTGCCGTTCCTGAAGGATGCGACTTTGAAAGTTCAATTGGCGGAAAAACTAGTGGAACGACATCAGTATGTTACTGCCATTCGTTGGATCAATGAAGCCATGGAGGCGGATCCGCGTCTGCGCCGCGAGCAGTTTGTGAAGATCGGATACCCGGAAGCCTTTGCCAGTCTGTATCAGGCTGAGGCGGAACGTTATGGCATCGACGCGGTTTTGTTTAAAAGCCTGACTCGTCAGGAAAGTGCCTTCAATCTGAAGGCAGTTTCAACCTCGAATGCTCTGGGTCTGATGCAGATGATTCCACCAACGGCCCAGGAAGTGTCCAAGAAACTGGGCATGAAGGTGGAGCTTCCGGATGACATGTTCCGTCCTGAAGTGAACATTCCGATGGGCTCTTACTATGTCTCCCAGATGTTAGACCAGTTCCAGGGAAGCGTTCCTTTCGCTCTGGCGGCTTATAACGCAGGACCCTATCGCGTGAAGCTGTGGATCGACGCAAGAGCTGAGGTCAGCGAATTACTTGCCAAGCCCAGCTCCGCCCCTGTGGATGAGCTGTGGTTTGATGAGCTGCCATGGACGGAAACAAGCTTCTATGTGAAGGCCATTCTTCGCAACGTCCTGCTGTATCGGCTGTCAGAGAAGGGCAATTACGAGGTAAATCCCGTCTTATGGCAGGATTTGCTTAACAAAAAGGCAAAATAAGGGCGATGTTTTATTGAAAAATCCCTCTGAGTTTTGTAGCCTGAAAACTCAGTCGGAGGACTCATGAGGAGACTTTTAACATTGAGTTTGGTCCTGGCCTTTGTGTCAGGGTGTGCTCATAAGGATTTGGGCACAAAAGCTGGCAGACCAGCTACCAACAGTGAAGGGGATTTGAAGGACATCGGTTCGTTCCGTTTGTCTGACCCCGAAGGCCCCAAGGTGGTGGATCAGGAATTGGAATCCATCCCTACTGAAGTTAACCCCCTAGTTGAAAAATGGATTGCCTACTTCCAGGGTCGCGGTCGCCCGCACATGGAACGTTACCTGGCCCGTTCCACTCGTTACGAAAAACTGATGAAGAAGGTTTTGCGTGACAATGGACTTCCTGAAGATCTGTTTTACATCGCTTTGATCGAATCCGGATTCAGCTCGCGCGCGACCTCTCACGCTTCAGCGGTGGGGTACTGGCAGTTCATCCGTGGTACGGGCAAACGTTATGGTCTGGACATCAATGCCTTCGTGGATGAGCGTCGTGACCCGGTCTTTGCAACTCAGGCTGCGGCCGAGTACTTCAAAGGTCTTTATAGCGTGTTTGGTTCCTGGTATCTGGCGATGGCTTCCTACAACGTGGGTGAAAATCGCGTGAAGCGTGAAGTGATGAATCACTACACCCGTGACTTCTGGGAGCTGGCTCGTAAAAAACGTCTGCCAGCTGAAACCATCAACTACGTGCCAAAATTCATCGCGGCTAAAATGATCGGTAAGGATCCGGCGAAGTACGGGTTTGACGACATCGATTATCTTCCGCCGATTGAGTTCGATCACATCACCGTTTCCCAGCCAGTGAACTTGCGTCAGATGGCCGAGAAAATGAACCTGAACTATGAGGACTTCAAAGCTTTGAATCCCAAGTTCAAGGGTGAAGTGGCGATCCTGAAGGGCAGTGACCTGATTCTGCGTATTCCTCCGGGCACGACAGAGCAATCCAAAGTGGCTGCGGCAGAAAGTTTTGTTTCCCGTGTTCAGTTTGTGGCTGACACTGGTGACACGCAGACCTACCGCATACGTCATGGTGACACTTTGAGCACGGTGGCTCGTCGTTATCGCACGACGGTGGCATTCCTGCGTGACCTGAATGATCTGCCTCGTCGCAAGCCCTTGAAAGTGGGCATGCGCATCCAGGTTCCGGATCGTACGCCGCTGAAGGACCGTTCACAAACTCGTTCTATGGTGGCAAAGAAATCCGATGCTCCTAAGAACACAGTGACAATCAGCAGTGATGGTCGTTACTACATCGTTCAGTCCGGGGACTCTTTGTTCACGATTGCGCGCAAATATGCCACCAGCGTTTCTGAGCTTCAGCGTATGAACAACATCAAACGTGGTCGCACATTGAAAGTGGGCATGAAACTGAAAGTCCCAACTCCAGGCAGCTCGTCTGCACGTGAAGTGGCTACTGAAGTTGCTCAAAGCAAAAAAGCGAAATCCAAAGTTCACGTGGTTCGCAGAGGTGAAAACCTTTCTGTGATCGCGGCGAAATACAATGTGGCAGTTTCTGATATCAAAGAAAGAAACAAGATCCGCAACCCGGCTTCTCTGGTTGTGGGGGCACGCATCGTGATCCCATCGGAAGTGAAGCAATAAGACTTTTCTCGCAATTGTCTTAACTCGACCCCAAAATCACGACGGGAAGTAAAGCCGGTCTCAGATTTTGGGGTCTTTTTTTATCTTCTCTCAGGTTCTATTGTGACATCCTGTCGCCTTCCTTGAACCTTGTCTTAGTGTAATGAAGTTTCCTGGTTTGTGGGCCGAAGAACGCTGCACTTATATTAAGGGAGCGTTCATGAAACAACTGAGTCTAAGTCAGAAAATGAGTCTTATCGTTGCCATCCTCTGTGCGGGTATCGTGGGTGTGGCCGGCGTCGGACTGTACAATTTAAAGCGTGTCGGAGACGTGGTTTCCAATGTCACCGATGTCCAGTTTAAGAGCGTTGTTGAAGCCCTGAACCTGAAGGATGCCTTTCACGGGCAGATGATCTATGAAAGAAACTATGTGCTTTTCTATGATAATCTGGAAAAACGTGCCAACAACTCGGCCCAGATTAAAAAACTCGACAGCGGGATTCGCACCATTGTTGCCGATCGTATGCAGGTCGCCGATGCGACGGAAAAAAGCAGTCTGGAAAAGTTTCTGACCACGTACAATCGTTGGTCGGACAACGATCTGGAAATTCAAAAAATCATGGCCGATGCTGATGGCCACCAAAAAGCATTGGGTCTGATTTCTTCCGTGGGCCGTGATACACGTCTGGAAGGCGACAAGGCCCTGGATGA encodes:
- a CDS encoding transglycosylase SLT domain-containing protein; protein product: MKKRIMASGLLLGSVAFAQVQKVDVKKELPKAAVVDLYKISDAKKTTKLSPLSQLKDYEIHLKWAECARLAPQVFTANKDLRGWIGVSWLHCLDEAQKKAKDRAAVDRALTTMEAHKDLFRNGPWSVSLEKYYLDFKMVQLEDQVTRKNKKAAASIDALLSSAASLSREQKSKAYQLLGDLAMLDNNYNEAQFFFEQAQDQKDSKYLQEKLDFIAKTKTTVTPPAKAATTSSEVAGDEAKIEERIRLAQKQNDPVAALKDSVQILNEYPGSRAARRLKDRPLEIYNSLSEKLAKVKALNEMEEADTARLMEWAHSMHRRADYSGSLSLATKALDKNPHAPSTTSALWIASRSAHFMGQYDKALELYKKLYTYHLGSDEAAEALFRASLIYFRKQDYTSSSALLERLLQQGRDRYDLNGQYWLVRSLQESKSERAAQAAADLIERYPFSYYGLRLRAESQKGKLSWPENKDKAPALGSEFFVVGAQKGAWRRFKVLSEAGWVSEAQEELSSVPFLKDATLKVQLAEKLVERHQYVTAIRWINEAMEADPRLRREQFVKIGYPEAFASLYQAEAERYGIDAVLFKSLTRQESAFNLKAVSTSNALGLMQMIPPTAQEVSKKLGMKVELPDDMFRPEVNIPMGSYYVSQMLDQFQGSVPFALAAYNAGPYRVKLWIDARAEVSELLAKPSSAPVDELWFDELPWTETSFYVKAILRNVLLYRLSEKGNYEVNPVLWQDLLNKKAK
- a CDS encoding LysM peptidoglycan-binding domain-containing protein, with the translated sequence MRRLLTLSLVLAFVSGCAHKDLGTKAGRPATNSEGDLKDIGSFRLSDPEGPKVVDQELESIPTEVNPLVEKWIAYFQGRGRPHMERYLARSTRYEKLMKKVLRDNGLPEDLFYIALIESGFSSRATSHASAVGYWQFIRGTGKRYGLDINAFVDERRDPVFATQAAAEYFKGLYSVFGSWYLAMASYNVGENRVKREVMNHYTRDFWELARKKRLPAETINYVPKFIAAKMIGKDPAKYGFDDIDYLPPIEFDHITVSQPVNLRQMAEKMNLNYEDFKALNPKFKGEVAILKGSDLILRIPPGTTEQSKVAAAESFVSRVQFVADTGDTQTYRIRHGDTLSTVARRYRTTVAFLRDLNDLPRRKPLKVGMRIQVPDRTPLKDRSQTRSMVAKKSDAPKNTVTISSDGRYYIVQSGDSLFTIARKYATSVSELQRMNNIKRGRTLKVGMKLKVPTPGSSSAREVATEVAQSKKAKSKVHVVRRGENLSVIAAKYNVAVSDIKERNKIRNPASLVVGARIVIPSEVKQ